A section of the Candidatus Hydrogenedentota bacterium genome encodes:
- a CDS encoding DUF1559 domain-containing protein — protein sequence MKKRGFTLIELLVVIAIIGILAAILLPALARAREAARRSSCQNNLKQWGLVFKMYSGESKGQKYPPVTLTNQQTVDCNAAGFPLTGKQGILAAGPLTTALYPEYLTDPKILACPSDSDQNVDSFVNPLTKELDIAVPCQAPDRGMQLVDASYLYLGWLFDKAGGASTTDPQSSMAVVSALVPGIQVSGDAPKQVLDGILWMVQPFIFGRDASRADMDLEVAAGVGNGTGSTIYRLREGIERFLVTDINNPGASAQAQSETWIMGDMIGIDPGLFNHVPGGSNILFMDGHVEFMRYDRYGVAPVNVGVGNCVMALQGVKTQFMQQ from the coding sequence ATGAAAAAACGCGGCTTCACCCTCATCGAACTGCTGGTGGTCATCGCCATTATCGGCATCCTGGCCGCCATACTCCTCCCCGCGCTGGCGCGCGCCCGCGAGGCGGCACGCCGCTCTTCCTGCCAGAACAACCTCAAGCAATGGGGCCTAGTCTTCAAGATGTACAGCGGCGAGTCCAAAGGCCAAAAGTATCCCCCGGTCACGCTGACCAACCAGCAGACGGTGGACTGCAATGCGGCCGGATTCCCGCTGACGGGCAAGCAGGGGATTCTCGCGGCGGGTCCGCTGACAACGGCCCTCTATCCCGAATACCTCACAGACCCGAAGATTCTCGCCTGCCCCTCGGACTCGGACCAGAATGTGGACTCTTTTGTGAACCCCCTGACCAAAGAACTGGACATCGCCGTGCCCTGCCAGGCGCCGGACCGGGGCATGCAGCTTGTGGACGCCAGTTACCTCTATCTGGGCTGGCTTTTTGACAAGGCCGGCGGCGCCTCCACCACGGACCCGCAGTCCTCCATGGCCGTCGTGTCCGCGCTCGTCCCCGGCATCCAGGTCTCCGGCGACGCCCCGAAGCAGGTGCTGGACGGCATCCTGTGGATGGTCCAGCCGTTCATCTTTGGCCGGGACGCCTCCCGCGCGGACATGGACCTCGAGGTGGCGGCGGGCGTCGGCAACGGCACGGGCAGCACCATTTACCGCCTCCGCGAGGGCATCGAGCGCTTCCTGGTCACGGACATCAACAATCCCGGCGCCTCCGCCCAGGCGCAGAGCGAGACCTGGATCATGGGCGACATGATCGGCATTGACCCCGGCCTCTTCAACCATGTCCCCGGCGGCTCAAACATCCTGTTCATGGACGGGCACGTCGAGTTCATGCGCTACGACCGCTACGGTGTCGCGCCCGTGAACGTCGGCGTCGGAAACTGCGTCATGGCCCTCCAGGGCGTGAAGACCCAGTTCATGCAGCAGTAA
- a CDS encoding helix-turn-helix domain-containing protein — translation MRAGVYGYVFVPFVPGEAELMVGRALAWAGRGMVERETEALERREMPLSQVERGHIERVLRECRGNQAEAARLLGIGRNTLWRKLRAYREEK, via the coding sequence ATGCGGGCGGGGGTCTACGGGTATGTGTTTGTTCCGTTTGTGCCGGGGGAGGCGGAGTTGATGGTGGGGCGCGCTTTGGCGTGGGCGGGGCGGGGGATGGTGGAGAGGGAAACGGAGGCGCTTGAAAGGAGGGAAATGCCGCTGTCACAGGTTGAGCGGGGGCACATCGAGCGGGTGCTGCGCGAGTGCCGGGGGAATCAGGCCGAGGCGGCGCGGTTGCTGGGCATTGGGAGGAACACGCTTTGGCGGAAACTCAGGGCGTACCGGGAAGAAAAATAA